The window GATGGCGTATTTAGGTGGTAAAGAAATTACTAAGCGAATAAAACCAAAAGAAACAGTATAAAGCATTAAATAAAAAATCCCGCCTTGAGCGGGATTTTTAAATTTTAAATTTGTCCTATTCTTCTATTTCTATCATAGAAGCCTTCATGATTTCTTTGTTCTGCTTTTTATTAGCAATGGACAATAGAATTGCCGGTAATAAAACCAAATTAGTAATTAATGACATAATTAAGGTTAATGAGATTAATACGCCTAATGCGGCTGTACCACCAAAACTGGATACAGAGAAAATAGAAAATCCAAAGAATAAAATCACAGATGTATAAATCATACTGAAGCCTGTATCCTTAATAGCTACGCTTATCGCTTTAAAAGCATCTCCTCCGAGTTTTCTTAATTCCTGACGGTATTTTGTTAGGAAATAAATGGTTCCGTCTGAACTTATACCAAAGGCTATACTAAAAATTAAAATGGTAGAGGGTTTAAATCGAATATCAAGGAAACCCATAACGCCCGCTGTAATAATTAATGGAATCAAACATGGTAACTTGGATAACACAATAATTCGCACCGAACGGAATAAAGCCATTCCTACAATTGCAATTAATATAATTTCGATGATTAAACTCTCAAATAAATTATAAAGTAAATAATCATTACTCTTTAAAAACACTAAGCTGTGACCAGTTAAACTAACGTCGTAATCTTTCGGCGGAAAAATAGAATCTACTTTCGGTCGAAGTTCCGCTACTAATTCCTTTATTCTCTTAGAGCCTACATCCGCCATTTGAAAACTAATGCGTGTAATTCGCTTAGTACTATCAATAAAAAATTTCATCCGATTATTTTGTCCGCTTAACGAACCGGAATATTCTGATAAAGTTTTTAAATCGGTAATAGAAGGCAAACGATAATATTTAGGCGCTCCATCCTTATAGGCCTGATAAGAAAACTTCACCGCCTCTACAACTGAGAGTGGTTTTGAAAATTCTTTATAATCGCCAAACAAGGCTTGTAATGCTTTCATCTTATAAAGCACCTTCGCATTCTCTGCAAAAATTCCATTTTCTTTTTTACTGTCAACCGAAATCTCAAATGGCAATACACCATGGAATGCACTCTCAAAGAAATGCAAATCGGTATAAACAGGATCTTTCTTAGGCAAATCATCTACTACATATCCAACTAAACTAATCTTAAGCATTCCTATTGCTCCAATAACTGTTATAATAACTGTGCTTAAATAAATAGCAGGTCTTTTATTCTGAACTAAACTATCAACATAATCCAATATTTTATTTATACGCTTTGCTTCCAGATGTTTAGTGTGCTTTGCTTTGGGCTCAGGCAGTAAAAACAAAAGAACAGGAATCAAAATAAGCGTAACGATATAAGTTGCCATAACACTGATAGCTGCCACCACACCAAACTCCACTAACATTGTACTTTTAGTAAAATACAATACGCCAAAACCAATAGAAGTTGTAACGTTAGCCAGGAATAGTGTAACACCAATTGTTTCAATCATGCGCGATAAAGCTTTTATTTTATTACCGTGCAGAACAAACTCAGCCTGATATTTATTAATTAAGAAAATACAATTTGGAATACCAATAACCATTATGAGCGGTGCGACAAGTCCGGTTAAGACGGTGATTTTATATCCGAATAATTCAAGGACACCCAGCGACCATAAAACACCAATTAAAACGATTACTATACTAAAGAACACATTGGCTCCGGAGCGGAAAAACATCCAAAGAATAAATCCGGTAATTAAAATCGCCAACAC is drawn from Bacteroidota bacterium and contains these coding sequences:
- a CDS encoding MMPL family transporter, giving the protein MWRKFSGLLLRNKAVFTVVVLLATVFMGYEASQIELSYDFARILPDDDPAYVEYQKFKKQFGEDGNVMVIGFEDKNFYTLNKFNDWYHLSKTIKIIPGIKEVLSVPTAYKLIRNDSLSKFDFVPVITKIPRTQSDVDSIKLEMDKLKFYEGIIYNKETGATLMAITFNTSTLNSKRRLDIVRDIKTLTEGFGIKHHVQMHYSGMPYIRSQMMEKISHEMTLFLVLAILITGFILWMFFRSGANVFFSIVIVLIGVLWSLGVLELFGYKITVLTGLVAPLIMVIGIPNCIFLINKYQAEFVLHGNKIKALSRMIETIGVTLFLANVTTSIGFGVLYFTKSTMLVEFGVVAAISVMATYIVTLILIPVLLFLLPEPKAKHTKHLEAKRINKILDYVDSLVQNKRPAIYLSTVIITVIGAIGMLKISLVGYVVDDLPKKDPVYTDLHFFESAFHGVLPFEISVDSKKENGIFAENAKVLYKMKALQALFGDYKEFSKPLSVVEAVKFSYQAYKDGAPKYYRLPSITDLKTLSEYSGSLSGQNNRMKFFIDSTKRITRISFQMADVGSKRIKELVAELRPKVDSIFPPKDYDVSLTGHSLVFLKSNDYLLYNLFESLIIEIILIAIVGMALFRSVRIIVLSKLPCLIPLIITAGVMGFLDIRFKPSTILIFSIAFGISSDGTIYFLTKYRQELRKLGGDAFKAISVAIKDTGFSMIYTSVILFFGFSIFSVSSFGGTAALGVLISLTLIMSLITNLVLLPAILLSIANKKQNKEIMKASMIEIEE